The sequence below is a genomic window from Halarchaeum grantii.
CGGGACGCTCGCCGCCGTCGTCGCCCTCGTGGCCGCCGAGCGCGCCGCCGGTGTCGAGCGCGACGGCGTCACCGTCGCGGCGGACGTCGTCCCCGATATCGACCGCCAAGCCCTCCTCTATCCGAGCGTCGGCGTCGCGGAGCGGCAGGCGTCCGTCGAGGCGTACGACGGCCTCGTCCTCACGCGCGCGGACCTCGAGTGGTTCCACGACTGCTACTACGGCGACGACGCCACCCAACGCCACCCCTACGCGGACCCGATCCACGCCGACGACCTCTCCGGCGTCGCGCCCGCGACGGTGCTCACCGCCGGCTTCGACCCGCTTCGCGACGGCGGGCGCGCGTACGCCGCGCGACTCGCCGAGGCCGGCGTCGACACGGATTTCGTCGAGTACGAGGACATGATTCACGGCTTCGCGACCGACCTCGCGCGGATCGAGCGCGCCCGCGAGGCCGTCGAGCGCGTCGCCGCCGGCCTCCCCTAGCGGCGGCTCGCGCGCCGAACCGACGTCTCGGGGCGTATCCGACGGGCGAGGCGTCGAACGAGAGCGAGGGGGCGGCGGTGTCCCGGACGGACCGACTCGCGCTCGGGTCGCGGCGAGCGCACCGTCCGACGCGTCTCGGTGACCAACGCTTATGCCGTCGGGTCTTGAGTCGGCGGATATGGCACCGGAAATCACGAAGATCGAGAGCACGGAGTTCTCCTACACGCTCGACGACGTCGGGACGGACGAGCACGGCTTCAACCTCGTCTACGAGCCCGGCGAGAGCACGGAACGCAAACTGTTCGCGGTGAAGATCCACACGGACGAGGGCATCACGGGCGAGTACGTCGGCGGGAATTCGCCGGGCGCCGCCCAGTACAACCTCGTCGCGAACTACCTCGTCGGGAAGAACCCCCTCGAGCGCGAGAAGCACTGGTCGGAGCTGAAGCGCGCGCTCCGCAAGTACGACCGCATGGGCATCGGCCCGATGGACATCGCGCTCTGGGACTTCGCCGGGAAGTACTACGACGCGCCGATCCACGAACTCCTCGGAACGTACCGGACGAAGGTGCCCGCGTACGCCTCGACCTATCACGGCGACGAGAACGGCGGCCTCGACTCCCCGGCGGCGTTCGCCGAGTTCGCCGAGGAGTGTGCGGAGATGGGCTACGAGGGCTTCAAGATTCACGGGTGGGGCGGCGGCGACCACGCCCGCGACCTCCAGCGCGAGATCGACGCCGTGCGCGCCGTCGGGGACGCCGTCGGCGACCGCATGGACCTCATGCACGACCCCGCCTGCGAACTCGAGACGTTCGCGGACGCCCTCAAACTCGGGCGCGCGCTCGACGACGCGGGCTTCTACTGGTACGAGGACCCGTTCCGCGACGCGGGCATCAGCCAGCACGCCCACCGGAAGCTCCGGCAGAAGCTCGACACGCCCATCCTCCAGACCGAGCACATCCGTGGCCTCGAGATCAAGTCCGACTTCGCGGCGAGCGAGTCCACGGACTTCCTCCGCGCGGACCCCGAGTACGACGGCGGCATCACGGGCGCGATGAAGGTCGCGAACGTCGCCGAGGGCTTCGGTATCGACGTCGAGTTCCACGCGCCCGGGCCCGCCCAGCGCCAGTGCATCGCGGCGACGCGCAACACGAACTACTACGAGATGGCGCTCGTCCACCCCGAGGCCGCGAACACGACGCCGCCGGTCTACGAGGAGTACGACGACCAGCTCGACTCCATCGACTCCGAGGGCATGATCGAAATCCCGGACGGCCCGGGTCTCGGCGTCACTTACGACTGGGACTACATCGAGGCCAACACCACCGGGAGCGTCCACACCTACGAGTAACGCGGCTCGCGCCCCGTTCGCGCTCTGCTCGCGGCCTGCTCGCGCCTCACTCCCGGACGGTGTCCGCGAGCGCGACGAACGACTCGACGGCGTCGTCCGGGTCGCCCGACGGCGCGAACTCCCCGGAGACGGCGCCCTCGTAGCCCGCCTCATCGAGCGCACCGAGGACGTGTGCGTAGTCGAGTTCGCCCGTTCCGGGTTCGTGGCGGCCCGGGACGTCCGCGACGTGGACGTGCCCGACGAGGTCGATATGCTCGGTGAGCGTCCCCGTCACGTTCCCCTCCGTTATCTGCTGGTGATAGACGTCGTAGAGGAGCTTCACGTTCGGCGAGTCGACGGCCGCGACGATCTCGAAGCCACGGTCGCTCGTCCGCACGAAATAGCCGGGATGGTCGACGCGCGCGTTCAGCGGCTCGAGCACCACCGTCACGCCGTGTGCCTCCGCAGTGGGCGCCACCTCCCGGAGGACGCGCACGACGGCGTTCTGCTGGGCGGCCGCCGAGCGCGTGTCGACGCGCTGGCCGACCGTCGTGATGACCGTGGACGCGCCGAGGTCGGCGGCCGCCTCGATCGACCGCTCGAGGTCCGCGACCGCCTGTTCGCGGTCCTCGGGATAGCTGACTGCGGGGCGTTCGGTGCTGTCGATGTTCGCGCCCGCGCCCGCCGCGAGGACGCCGCTCACCGCGACACCGCTCGCCTCGGCGGTCTCCCGGACGGCGTCGATGTTGGCGGCCTCCCAGTCGAAGAACTCGACGGCGTCCGCGCCCGCCGCCGCCGCGCGCTCGATGCCTTCGCGGAGGCCACACGAGTAGACCATCGGCACCGTGACGCCGACGTCGAAGCTCATCGCTCCACCGCCAGTTTCCCGTCGGCGTCGACGGCTTCCGTGACGGCGAGCGTCGTCGCGAACGTCCCCATCGCGTCCGCGTAGGGCGAGCGACACAGCGAGGCGTCGCCCGCCGCGACGGCGTCGACGAACGCGTCCACCTCCGTGTGGTGGCCGTCGTTCTCGCCCTCGAAGCGGACGTCCTCGCCGTCGACGACGCCCTCGCAGACGTTCTCGTGGACGCGCAGGTCGAGGTGGACGCCGTCGCCGACGAGCGTCACGCCGACGTCGCCCGACGGCGAGGCCGAACTCGTCGTCACCTGACTCGGGAGGCCGTCCTCGTGGTGGAGCGTCGCCGCGACGGCGTCGGGGAAGTCGAGGGCGTCCTCGCGCACCCGCAGGTCGCCCTCGGCGGCGACGCGCGCGACGTCCCCGCCGAAATACCGCACGAGGTCGAAGACGTGCGTGGACTGCTCGACGACCTGCCCGCCCGAGCGCTCTCGGCGCCGCCACCAGTGACCCTCGCTCCCCGGAACGCCGCCGACCCACTGGCCGTAGACGGTCGCGAGCGACCGGTCGGCGACGAGGTCGCGCGCGTGCTCGACGCACTCGAGGTAGCGGAAGTGGTGGCCGACCTGCGTGATGACGTCCGCATCCCGGAGGGCGGCCTCGACCTCGCGGGCGTACTCGCGCCCGAGCGCGAGCGGCTTCTCCACGAAGAGGTGGACGCCCTCCTCGACGGCGCGGAGTTCCTGACCCTCGTGGGCGAACGGCGGCACGCAGACGAACACCGCCTCGAAGCCGCCCGCGTCGAAGAGCGCTTCCCAGTCGTAGTAGGCGTCGGCGTCGTGCGTCGCCGCCCACTCGTCGGCCGCCGACTCGTCGATGTCGCAGACGGCGACGACGTTCGCGCGGTCGTTCCCCGTGAGGTGCTCGAGGTGCTTGCTCGCGATGCCGCCCGCGCCGACGAACGCGATGTCGACTGTCATTATCGACCACACACTATCGGCGGTGTTGTAGCTACGGGTGGCGGAAAACGTGCGCCCGACTCAGAACGTGAGTCCGACGTCCGCGACCGTCTCCGCGAGGATGTCGGCACAGCGCTTCCAGTACTGGGGCGTGTGACCGGCGTTGTGGGGTGTGACGAGGCAGTTGGAGAGGCCCCAGAGCGGGTGGTCGGCGGGGAGCGGTTCGGGGTCGGTGACGTCGAGGGCGGCGCTCCCGATGTCGTTGCCCCTGAGCGCGGCGACGAGGGCGTCGGTATCGACGACGGGGCCGCGCGCGACGTTCACGAGCATCGCGTCCGTCGGCAGGGTGAGGAAGGCCTCCTCGCCGACGAGGCCCTCGGTGGTGTCGGTGAGCGGGCACGCGAGCACGAGGTAGTCCGAGCGGCCGAACGCGTCGAAGAGCGCCTCGTCGTCGAAGCCGACGACTTCGTCGGCGTTCCCGCCCTTCTCGGGGGTGTAGCGGACGCCGATGGTTTCGACGCCGAAGTCCCGAAAGCGGGCGATGATCTCCTCGCCGATGGGGCCCATGCCGACGACGGTGGCGGTCGAGCGCCGGAGCTCGCCGCCCTGGAAGTGGTTCCACTCGGCGCGCTCGGTCTGCTCCCACGCCTGCCGGAGGTTCCGGACGTCCGCGAGTACGTAGCCGAGCACCTGCTCGGCGATGTTCGGCCCGTGCACGCCCGAGGCGTTCGCGACGGTGACGCCCGCGTCCTCGAGGGCGTCGAGCGGCAGGTGGTCGGTGCCGGCGAACGTGCAGACGAACGCCTCGAGGGTGTCGGACTCCGCGACGAGCTCGGGGTCGATCTGGAACCCGGTCGCGACGCTCGCCTCCATGAGGAGCTCGCGCTCCTCGGCGGGCGTGCGTGCGCACTCGACGTCCGCGTCCGGGAGGACGTCGCGTATCTCGGCGGCGTAGTCCGCCGGGTCGAGACCGTGAATCTTCTGTCGGAGGACGACGACGTCGGTCATCGCTTCGTGATAGCTCCGCCCGCCCAATAAAGCACGACGGTACCGGTAGTGACTCCGCCGACTCGCGGCGCCTACTCCCGGACGCGGACGTTCCCCATCATCCCCGCCGGCAGGTGGGGGATGCAGAAGTAGTGGTACCACCCCGGCACCTCGAAGGTGTGCGCGTAGCG
It includes:
- a CDS encoding alpha/beta hydrolase; protein product: MDEGIHPDARAVLERRRSLGLTPVHEQGRHRVRLLERLTSRIGDGGPAVAATTDLTVPGPGGRIPVRAYRPEGEGPYPTVVYLHGGGFVFGSIASHDALCRTLANASDSVVLSVDYRLAPEHPFPAAVEDAYAATAWAAANPEKLRSTGDLSVVGDSAGGTLAAVVALVAAERAAGVERDGVTVAADVVPDIDRQALLYPSVGVAERQASVEAYDGLVLTRADLEWFHDCYYGDDATQRHPYADPIHADDLSGVAPATVLTAGFDPLRDGGRAYAARLAEAGVDTDFVEYEDMIHGFATDLARIERAREAVERVAAGLP
- a CDS encoding mandelate racemase family protein, whose product is MAPEITKIESTEFSYTLDDVGTDEHGFNLVYEPGESTERKLFAVKIHTDEGITGEYVGGNSPGAAQYNLVANYLVGKNPLEREKHWSELKRALRKYDRMGIGPMDIALWDFAGKYYDAPIHELLGTYRTKVPAYASTYHGDENGGLDSPAAFAEFAEECAEMGYEGFKIHGWGGGDHARDLQREIDAVRAVGDAVGDRMDLMHDPACELETFADALKLGRALDDAGFYWYEDPFRDAGISQHAHRKLRQKLDTPILQTEHIRGLEIKSDFAASESTDFLRADPEYDGGITGAMKVANVAEGFGIDVEFHAPGPAQRQCIAATRNTNYYEMALVHPEAANTTPPVYEEYDDQLDSIDSEGMIEIPDGPGLGVTYDWDYIEANTTGSVHTYE
- a CDS encoding hydroxypyruvate isomerase family protein — protein: MSFDVGVTVPMVYSCGLREGIERAAAAGADAVEFFDWEAANIDAVRETAEASGVAVSGVLAAGAGANIDSTERPAVSYPEDREQAVADLERSIEAAADLGASTVITTVGQRVDTRSAAAQQNAVVRVLREVAPTAEAHGVTVVLEPLNARVDHPGYFVRTSDRGFEIVAAVDSPNVKLLYDVYHQQITEGNVTGTLTEHIDLVGHVHVADVPGRHEPGTGELDYAHVLGALDEAGYEGAVSGEFAPSGDPDDAVESFVALADTVRE
- a CDS encoding Gfo/Idh/MocA family protein, yielding MTVDIAFVGAGGIASKHLEHLTGNDRANVVAVCDIDESAADEWAATHDADAYYDWEALFDAGGFEAVFVCVPPFAHEGQELRAVEEGVHLFVEKPLALGREYAREVEAALRDADVITQVGHHFRYLECVEHARDLVADRSLATVYGQWVGGVPGSEGHWWRRRERSGGQVVEQSTHVFDLVRYFGGDVARVAAEGDLRVREDALDFPDAVAATLHHEDGLPSQVTTSSASPSGDVGVTLVGDGVHLDLRVHENVCEGVVDGEDVRFEGENDGHHTEVDAFVDAVAAGDASLCRSPYADAMGTFATTLAVTEAVDADGKLAVER
- a CDS encoding D-2-hydroxyacid dehydrogenase, yielding MTDVVVLRQKIHGLDPADYAAEIRDVLPDADVECARTPAEERELLMEASVATGFQIDPELVAESDTLEAFVCTFAGTDHLPLDALEDAGVTVANASGVHGPNIAEQVLGYVLADVRNLRQAWEQTERAEWNHFQGGELRRSTATVVGMGPIGEEIIARFRDFGVETIGVRYTPEKGGNADEVVGFDDEALFDAFGRSDYLVLACPLTDTTEGLVGEEAFLTLPTDAMLVNVARGPVVDTDALVAALRGNDIGSAALDVTDPEPLPADHPLWGLSNCLVTPHNAGHTPQYWKRCADILAETVADVGLTF